The following are encoded together in the Actinoplanes sp. N902-109 genome:
- a CDS encoding GNAT family N-acetyltransferase: MIHELRTARLLLRQWREADVLPWARMNADPLVREFFPEILTYEQSTQSLERFRTGLAGRGWGWWALEHAAGGEFLGFAGLNPVDDGLPFKGVEVGWRLAREAWGHGYATEAGHACLDFGFDELGLDEILAVTAAGNTRSRAVMHRLGMTRDPADDFDDPDARPGPLRRCVLYRIRRHD; the protein is encoded by the coding sequence ATGATCCACGAGTTGCGGACCGCTCGGCTGCTGCTGCGCCAGTGGCGCGAGGCTGACGTGCTGCCCTGGGCCCGGATGAACGCCGATCCGCTGGTGCGGGAGTTCTTCCCGGAGATCCTCACGTACGAGCAGAGCACCCAGTCGCTGGAGCGCTTCCGCACCGGCCTCGCCGGGCGGGGGTGGGGCTGGTGGGCCCTGGAACACGCGGCCGGCGGGGAGTTCCTGGGGTTTGCCGGGCTCAATCCGGTCGACGACGGGTTGCCGTTCAAGGGGGTCGAGGTGGGCTGGCGGCTGGCCCGCGAGGCATGGGGGCACGGCTATGCCACCGAGGCCGGGCACGCCTGCCTCGACTTCGGCTTCGACGAGCTGGGGCTCGACGAGATCCTGGCGGTCACCGCGGCCGGCAACACCCGGTCGCGGGCGGTCATGCACCGGCTGGGCATGACCCGCGACCCGGCCGACGACTTCGACGACCCGGATGCCCGGCCCGGCCCGTTGCGCCGCTGTGTGCTGTACCGCATCCGCAGGCATGATTAG
- a CDS encoding RNA methyltransferase: MPYAEITDPDDERIADYRALTDVELRTKWEPPNGLFIAEGDLVIQRALRGGYRLRSVLVDEKRVSQLTELPPDAVMYAGAPPVLEAITGFHVHRGVLASFHRRPLPELPELLAGARRLAVLEGLNTHTNLGALFRSAAALGIDAIVLSPDCADPLYRRSVRVSMGEVFAIPYAKSTAWPETLDTIRTAGFTLLAMTPGPGTIPLADLSPAQRERPALLLGAEGPGLTRRALAASDVHVAIPMHHGVDSLNVATAAAIAFYELSR; encoded by the coding sequence GTGCCGTACGCAGAGATCACCGACCCCGACGACGAGCGGATAGCCGACTACCGCGCCCTCACCGATGTCGAGCTGCGTACCAAGTGGGAACCCCCGAACGGCCTGTTCATCGCCGAGGGTGACCTCGTGATCCAGCGCGCCCTGCGCGGCGGCTACCGGCTCCGCTCGGTCCTGGTGGACGAAAAGCGAGTGAGCCAGCTCACCGAACTACCACCCGATGCGGTGATGTACGCGGGCGCGCCGCCGGTCCTCGAGGCCATCACCGGCTTCCACGTCCACCGCGGCGTCCTGGCCTCGTTCCACCGCCGCCCGCTGCCCGAACTGCCGGAGCTGCTCGCCGGCGCCCGCCGCCTGGCCGTCCTCGAAGGTCTCAACACCCACACCAACCTGGGCGCGCTCTTCCGCAGCGCGGCCGCCCTCGGCATCGACGCCATCGTGCTGTCGCCCGACTGCGCCGACCCGCTCTACCGTCGTTCGGTGCGGGTCAGCATGGGCGAGGTCTTCGCGATCCCGTACGCCAAGAGCACCGCCTGGCCGGAAACCCTCGACACGATCCGCACCGCGGGCTTCACCCTGCTGGCCATGACCCCCGGCCCCGGCACGATCCCGCTGGCAGACCTGAGCCCTGCCCAGCGCGAACGCCCGGCCCTGCTGCTGGGCGCCGAGGGCCCCGGCCTCACCCGCCGGGCCCTGGCCGCCAGCGACGTCCACGTGGCCATCCCCATGCACCACGGCGTCGACTCGCTGAACGTGGCCACGGCTGCGGCGATCGCCTTCTACGAGCTCTCCCGCTAG
- a CDS encoding DUF3800 domain-containing protein — protein MLLAYLDESFSKDWYFMAALLCDDAGARRIGSGLDSVVAKAVRNHGVPPDAELHGYELFQGYGWWRGVPPRVRISVYDQAFQVIADHATAVLLRGMDCAGQRRRYAQPVPPHSLVLGHLLERVDDFCRATDEHVLTIADEVGEQAKHREDLVRYRQHGTSGYRARKLTRIIDTLYFAPSNASRLIQAIDMVVFLYRRIECHTENDPRAKRANDVLWQRIEPLVQHRQCWYPSGAQPH, from the coding sequence ATGCTGCTCGCATATCTCGACGAGTCGTTCAGCAAAGACTGGTACTTCATGGCCGCCCTGCTCTGTGACGATGCTGGAGCCCGCCGCATAGGCAGCGGACTGGACAGCGTTGTCGCCAAAGCCGTCCGGAATCATGGCGTTCCGCCCGATGCCGAACTGCACGGTTATGAGCTTTTCCAGGGCTACGGCTGGTGGCGGGGCGTGCCGCCGCGCGTTCGCATCAGCGTCTACGACCAAGCATTTCAGGTGATTGCCGACCATGCGACGGCCGTACTGTTGCGCGGCATGGATTGCGCCGGTCAGCGTCGCCGCTACGCTCAGCCGGTCCCGCCGCATTCCCTGGTCCTCGGGCACCTGCTGGAACGGGTCGACGACTTCTGCCGAGCAACAGACGAACACGTGCTGACCATTGCCGACGAGGTGGGAGAACAGGCCAAGCACCGGGAGGACCTGGTCCGCTACCGGCAGCACGGGACCAGCGGATATCGGGCTCGCAAGCTGACCCGCATCATCGACACCCTGTACTTCGCCCCATCGAACGCCTCCCGCCTGATCCAGGCGATCGACATGGTGGTCTTCCTGTACCGGCGGATCGAGTGCCACACCGAGAACGATCCACGAGCCAAGCGAGCGAACGACGTCCTGTGGCAGCGGATCGAACCGCTCGTGCAGCACCGTCAGTGCTGGTATCCCAGCGGGGCTCAGCCGCACTAA
- a CDS encoding DUF1996 domain-containing protein yields MPSKTAEPSKVAAASGGWIPVDRAAWAEQVAAFEATEIDPPPADAGNLAEFRADCTYSHRGADDPIVFPGLPGASHMHSFVGNKAVDADTQAADLQEFTATTCKPKQDHSAYWVPTLYDAKTGKPVETTGFRVYYRSLQKTSAGQMPMPNGLRMIAGDAKKKEPTPRGAQGQFYCAYYGPGDIDGVARSRNGNWPICDGVATLHFTLQFPDCWDGKHLDSPNHKDHVAFGAGNACPADHPVKIPALTFEIQYGVQGTADGYYLSSDPAGRSASSMHGDAFVMWDPAAMNHRTKNCIVQRRTCNNDGYDPFSY; encoded by the coding sequence GTGCCGTCGAAGACTGCTGAGCCCTCGAAGGTCGCGGCGGCATCCGGCGGCTGGATCCCGGTCGACCGCGCCGCCTGGGCCGAGCAGGTCGCCGCGTTCGAGGCCACCGAGATCGACCCGCCGCCGGCCGACGCGGGCAACCTCGCCGAGTTCCGCGCCGACTGCACCTACAGCCACCGCGGTGCCGACGACCCGATCGTGTTCCCCGGCCTGCCCGGCGCCTCGCACATGCACTCGTTCGTCGGCAACAAGGCCGTCGACGCCGACACCCAGGCCGCCGATCTGCAGGAGTTCACCGCGACCACGTGCAAGCCGAAGCAGGACCACTCGGCGTACTGGGTGCCGACGCTCTACGACGCCAAGACCGGGAAGCCGGTCGAGACCACGGGTTTCCGGGTCTACTACCGCTCGCTGCAGAAGACCTCGGCCGGGCAGATGCCGATGCCCAACGGCCTGCGCATGATCGCCGGGGACGCCAAGAAGAAGGAGCCCACCCCGCGTGGCGCCCAGGGTCAGTTCTACTGCGCCTACTACGGCCCCGGCGACATCGACGGCGTCGCGCGCAGCAGGAACGGCAACTGGCCCATCTGCGACGGCGTCGCGACACTGCACTTCACGCTGCAGTTCCCGGACTGCTGGGACGGCAAGCACCTGGACAGCCCCAACCACAAGGACCACGTCGCCTTCGGCGCCGGCAACGCCTGCCCGGCCGATCACCCGGTCAAGATCCCGGCCCTGACCTTCGAGATCCAGTACGGCGTACAGGGCACGGCCGACGGCTACTACCTGTCCTCCGACCCGGCCGGCAGGAGCGCCTCCTCGATGCACGGCGACGCCTTCGTGATGTGGGACCCGGCCGCCATGAACCACCGCACCAAGAACTGCATCGTCCAACGCCGCACCTGCAACAACGACGGCTACGACCCGTTCTCGTACTGA